One Clostridium estertheticum DNA segment encodes these proteins:
- the rplC gene encoding 50S ribosomal protein L3, whose product MKKAIMGKKLGMTQIFDENRRVVPVTVVEAGPCVVIQIKTIENDGYNAIKVGFGDIREKLVNKPMQGQFTKAGTSLKRFVKEFRMEDTSAYVVGQEFKADIFAAGDKIDVSGISKGKGFQGVIKRWNASRGPMSHGSKFHRAVGSMGASSDPSKTFKNKHMPGHMGNVNTTVINLEIVKVMADKNIILVKGGIPGPNKGTVVIRNAVKA is encoded by the coding sequence ATGAAAAAAGCAATAATGGGTAAAAAACTTGGTATGACTCAAATATTTGATGAGAATAGAAGAGTTGTTCCAGTAACAGTTGTTGAAGCAGGTCCATGTGTTGTTATTCAAATTAAAACTATCGAAAATGATGGTTATAATGCGATTAAAGTTGGTTTTGGAGACATAAGAGAAAAATTAGTTAACAAACCAATGCAAGGACAATTTACTAAAGCAGGAACATCTTTAAAAAGATTCGTAAAAGAATTTAGAATGGAAGATACAAGTGCTTATGTAGTAGGTCAAGAATTTAAAGCAGATATATTTGCTGCTGGAGATAAAATTGACGTATCAGGAATTTCAAAGGGAAAAGGATTCCAAGGTGTAATTAAGAGATGGAATGCATCAAGAGGACCAATGAGTCACGGTTCTAAATTCCATAGAGCAGTTGGATCAATGGGAGCATCTTCCGATCCATCAAAAACATTTAAAAACAAACATATGCCAGGTCACATGGGTAATGTTAATACAACGGTAATAAACCTTGAAATAGTTAAAGTAATGGCTGATAAGAACATTATATTAGTTAAAGGTGGTATACCAGGTCCAAACAAAGGTACAGTTGTTATAAGAAATGCTGTTAAAGCGTAA
- the rpsJ gene encoding 30S ribosomal protein S10 gives MIKQKIRIRLKAFDHNILDQSAEKIVQTAKSTGAKVAGPVPLPTEKDVITVLRAPHKYKDSREQFEIRTHKRLIDIISPSPKTVDALMRLDLPAGVDIEIKL, from the coding sequence ATGATTAAACAAAAAATTAGAATCAGATTAAAGGCTTTTGATCACAATATCTTAGATCAATCAGCTGAGAAAATTGTTCAGACAGCAAAAAGTACAGGAGCTAAAGTAGCTGGTCCAGTACCACTACCTACAGAAAAAGATGTCATTACAGTATTAAGAGCTCCACACAAATACAAAGATTCAAGAGAGCAATTTGAAATAAGAACTCATAAAAGACTAATAGACATAATTAGTCCATCACCTAAAACCGTTGATGCTCTAATGAGACTCGACTTGCCAGCCGGTGTTGATATCGAAATAAAACTATAA